AGCTTCCTGCTGCTGATCGCGCAGATGATCCCGGGGATCATCATGGCGATGGGGTTCTACGCCGTCTTCCTCAACGTGGGCGTCCTCAACACGATCCCCGGGCTGATCGTGGCGGACTCCACTCTGGCGGTGCCGTTCGCGGTGCTGATCTTCACGGCGTTCATGTCCGGCATCCCGGAGGAGCTGCTGCAGGCGGCCCGGGTGGACGGCGCGGGCACGCTGCGGACGTTCTGGTCGGTGGTGCTGCCGGTCAGCCGCAACTCGGTCATCACGGTGTCGCTGTTCGCGTTCCTGTGGGCGTGGTCGGACTTCGTCTTCGCCTCCACACTCGATCAGGGCGGCGCCCACCAGCCGATCACGCTCGGCATCTACCACTACATCGGCAACAACAACCAGCAGTGGAACGCCATCATGGCCACCGCCGTGATCGCCTCCATCCCCGCCGCCGTGCTGCTCGTCATCGCCCAGCGGTACGTCGCCGCGGGCGTCACCTCGGGTGCGGTTAAGCACTAGCCAGAAGGGACCCTTCTTTCATGACCGTCGCCGCAGGCCCGGTTTTCTCCCCCCGGGAGATCCCGTTCAGCTTCCGCGGATCGTGGTTCGGCTTCTCCCCGGTGATCGCGGAGAACACCTACGCCCCCGACGTCCATCTGGTGTCGCACCAGACCGGCATGCATCCGGTCCTGCGGTTGATCCCCACCGCCGGCGGAGTCCGCGCCGAGACGACCCTGTCCGCGACCCCGCACGAGCTCACCTGGACCTGCGACGACGGGCGGATCGGCCTCGCCTACGAGACCCCCGACACCGTACGCGTGCGCGGTGAGGGCCTGGGGCTCCACCTGGTGGCGGCCGATCCGGTGTTGACGCCGTTCAGCGGCCCGTACTTCTACGCGGATCCCGGCGACGGCTCGTGGGTCTTCACCGTGTACCAGACCGGCCGCCGCTACCGCGTCACCCTTCTCGCCGGGCATGCCAAGTCCTGGGGCGAGCAGGCGCTCGGCACCACCGTGCGCGGTGTCGCACTCCGCGGCGACGAGCCGTGGGAGATCGCCGTCGAAGAGTACGAGACGGCCCGGGCCCCCTACCGGGGCGAGGCCGGCTTCGAGCAGGTGCTCGTGGCCGCGCGGGCCGATTTCGACTCGTTCCGGGACGCGGTGGCGCCCTGGCGCAGCGACCGGACGCCCGGTGCGGAGCTGGCCGCCTACGTCCTGTGGTCGGCCACGGTCCGTCCGGCCGGGTTCGTCACCCGCCCCGCGGTGCTGATGTCCAAGCACTGGATGGACAAGGTCTGGAGCTGGGACCACTGCTTCAACGCCATCGCCCTGGCCGGCGGGCTGCCGGAGCTCGCCCGGGACCAGTTCCGGCTGGTGTTCGACCACCAGGACGCCGCCGGGGCGCTGCCCGACTCGGTCACGCACTCGGAGGTCCTGTACAACTTCGTCAAGCCGCCCATCCACGGCTGGGCGCTGGCACGGCTGCGTCCGCCGGAGGACGGCGAGACCGCCGAGGTGTTCGGGCTGCTGGAGCGGTGGACCTCGTTCTGGCTGACCCGGCGGCGCGTTCCCGGTCACGAGTTCGCCCACTATCAGCACGGCAACGACAGCGGCTGGGACAACGCCACCACCTTCGACCCGGAGCGCGTCGTCGAGACCGCGGATCTGGCGGCCTTCCTCGTCCTGCAGATGCGGGAGCTCGCCCGCCTGGCCGCCGAGCTCGGTCGCGCGGACGCGGCCGCCGCCTGGAGACGAGAGGCCGACCGCATGCGCGAGGCGCTGCTGGCCGAGCTGTGGGACGGCGACCGGTTCGTGGCGCGCAGCGCACACACCGGACGCACGTGGTCCAGTTCGAGCCTGCTCGACCTGATGCCGATCGTCTTGGGGGAGGAGCTGCCGGAGCCCGTACGGGCGTCGCTGGCCGCCCGCATCGAGACCCACCTGACCGAGTTCGGGCTGGCCACCGAGCTGCCCGGCTCACCCGGCTACCAGGACGACGGCTACTGGCGCGGGCCG
This is a stretch of genomic DNA from Microbispora sp. ZYX-F-249. It encodes these proteins:
- a CDS encoding carbohydrate ABC transporter permease; the protein is MRATRGRWRTAAGLVLTGVMLFPVYWMVNVSFTREQDMRRSPPSLLPLHGTLDGYRSVLDRQLPYLGVSLIVGLGTVALTLLVATPAGYALAKLRPRGGGLLSFLLLIAQMIPGIIMAMGFYAVFLNVGVLNTIPGLIVADSTLAVPFAVLIFTAFMSGIPEELLQAARVDGAGTLRTFWSVVLPVSRNSVITVSLFAFLWAWSDFVFASTLDQGGAHQPITLGIYHYIGNNNQQWNAIMATAVIASIPAAVLLVIAQRYVAAGVTSGAVKH
- a CDS encoding amylo-alpha-1,6-glucosidase yields the protein MTVAAGPVFSPREIPFSFRGSWFGFSPVIAENTYAPDVHLVSHQTGMHPVLRLIPTAGGVRAETTLSATPHELTWTCDDGRIGLAYETPDTVRVRGEGLGLHLVAADPVLTPFSGPYFYADPGDGSWVFTVYQTGRRYRVTLLAGHAKSWGEQALGTTVRGVALRGDEPWEIAVEEYETARAPYRGEAGFEQVLVAARADFDSFRDAVAPWRSDRTPGAELAAYVLWSATVRPAGFVTRPAVLMSKHWMDKVWSWDHCFNAIALAGGLPELARDQFRLVFDHQDAAGALPDSVTHSEVLYNFVKPPIHGWALARLRPPEDGETAEVFGLLERWTSFWLTRRRVPGHEFAHYQHGNDSGWDNATTFDPERVVETADLAAFLVLQMRELARLAAELGRADAAAAWRREADRMREALLAELWDGDRFVARSAHTGRTWSSSSLLDLMPIVLGEELPEPVRASLAARIETHLTEFGLATELPGSPGYQDDGYWRGPIWAPSTVLIEDGLRRAGYPDLADEISARFRVLCEKSGFAENFDARSGAGLRDRAYTWTASAYLILAAAHEHRLTPADPREVSGC